A window from Myxococcus fulvus encodes these proteins:
- the thiE gene encoding thiamine phosphate synthase: MNVPPRPLLPPGPYLLCDDTVLPDMPLVAKAERLLAGGARVVQLRMKRTPIREALEAARAVVALCRSAGAVCLLNDRVDLALLSDAHGVHVGDEDLPARDARVLLGPGRLVGVTVRDELGAREALEAGADYVGVGPVFGTTTKAVPAPVLGLEGLARVVRGSPLPVVGIGGVGLSNVASVAATGVHGAAVVSDALLAQDIAERVRLLAGAFERGRVGG, encoded by the coding sequence ATGAACGTCCCGCCCCGCCCGCTGCTTCCCCCTGGCCCTTATCTGTTGTGTGACGACACCGTGTTGCCGGACATGCCGCTGGTGGCCAAGGCGGAGCGCCTGCTGGCGGGCGGCGCGCGCGTGGTGCAGCTGCGGATGAAGCGCACGCCCATCCGCGAGGCGCTGGAGGCGGCCCGGGCGGTGGTGGCGCTGTGCCGGAGCGCGGGCGCGGTGTGCCTGCTCAACGACCGGGTGGACCTGGCGCTGCTGTCGGACGCGCACGGGGTGCATGTGGGGGACGAGGACCTGCCTGCTCGGGATGCGCGGGTGTTGTTGGGGCCTGGCCGGCTGGTGGGTGTCACGGTGCGTGATGAACTCGGCGCGCGGGAGGCGCTGGAGGCGGGCGCGGACTACGTGGGCGTGGGGCCGGTCTTCGGCACGACGACGAAGGCGGTGCCGGCGCCGGTGCTGGGGTTGGAGGGGCTGGCGCGCGTGGTGAGGGGCAGCCCGTTGCCGGTGGTGGGGATTGGCGGCGTGGGGCTCTCCAACGTGGCGAGCGTGGCGGCGACGGGGGTGCATGGCGCGGCGGTGGTGTCGGACGCGCTGCTCGCCCAGGACATCGCCGAGCGGGTGCGGCTGCTCGCGGGCGCGTTTGAACGAGGCCGTGTGGGGGGGTAG